From the genome of Vicia villosa cultivar HV-30 ecotype Madison, WI linkage group LG2, Vvil1.0, whole genome shotgun sequence, one region includes:
- the LOC131649521 gene encoding uncharacterized protein LOC131649521 yields MSVLVNGSPKKEFKVKRGLRQGDLISPFLFDIVAKGLKGLVNKAVKNGDFVGCHLKGNCFIDILRFAGDILFAGDGSWNHLWAIKSVLRGFELVSDLGINFHKRKLVDIKRIPTFMDVATTFLSCRREEKEFMFLGIPIRANPKRISLWSPLLLKHEKRLSS; encoded by the coding sequence ATGTCGGTTTTGGTTAACGGTAGTCCTAAAAAGGAATTCAAGGTGAAGAGAggtttgagacaaggagatctgatctctccttttctttttgataTTGTGGCGAAAGGATTAAAGGGCTTAGTTAATAAAGCGGTGAAAAACGGAGATTTTGTAGGATGTCATCTGAAAGGGAATTGTTTTATCGATATTCTTCGATTCGCGGGTGATATTTTGTTTGCAGGGGATGGTAGTTGGAATCATCTTTGGGCAATAAAGTCGGTCTTAAGGGGTTTCGAACTTGTTTCGGATCTCGGTATCAATTTTCACAAGAGAAAACTTGTCGACATCAAAAGAATTCCTACCTTCATGGATGTAGCCACGACTTTTCTTTCGTGTAGGAGGGAGGAAAAAGAGTTTATGTTTCTCGGAATTCCAATAAGAGCTAACCCTAAAAGGATATCTCTTTGGAGCCCGCTTTTGCTTAAACATGAGAAGAGATTGTCTAGTTGA